The Algoriphagus sp. TR-M9 genome has a window encoding:
- a CDS encoding site-2 protease family protein, translated as MYSYKEYLRHGLLFLLTLVTTTLAGAEWIYSKSVLGEGESLLTWEYFWKSTAFSVPFIGILLIHELGHFFASIYHQVKCSMPYFIPGWLGFIGMPSIGTFGAVIQMKGFVNSRKKFFDIGVAGPLAGFVLALVVLIYGFSTLPEADYIYTFHPEYQDPDFQGYEDGVLNIELGNNLLFWALSEAFAASERVPEMSEVIHYPYLFAGYLALFFTALNLLPIGQLDGGHVVFGLSPNHHRWISLGAYVMFIAYAGIGVLSPYAAVEDLMLWIPLYLGFLFICLSKTGLNLQNRITLALCLAAFQYAFVFFKPEVQGYQGWLFYAFLLGRVMGVKHPEVTGSYQLDKGRKLVGWIAILIFALCFSPRPFIIT; from the coding sequence ATGTATAGCTATAAAGAATACCTTCGCCACGGTCTTTTGTTTTTGCTCACTTTGGTCACCACTACTTTAGCTGGTGCAGAGTGGATTTACAGTAAGTCGGTGCTCGGAGAAGGGGAAAGCCTACTTACCTGGGAGTATTTTTGGAAGTCTACGGCCTTTTCGGTTCCATTTATAGGGATTCTGCTGATACATGAGTTGGGGCATTTCTTTGCATCGATCTATCATCAGGTAAAGTGTAGCATGCCTTACTTTATTCCAGGCTGGCTTGGGTTTATCGGGATGCCTTCCATAGGGACTTTTGGGGCTGTGATCCAAATGAAAGGATTTGTGAATAGCCGTAAGAAATTCTTCGACATTGGAGTGGCTGGACCTTTGGCGGGATTTGTTTTGGCGCTGGTTGTGTTGATCTATGGTTTTAGTACACTTCCTGAGGCAGATTATATTTACACATTTCATCCTGAATATCAGGATCCTGATTTTCAAGGCTATGAAGATGGTGTGCTAAATATTGAGCTGGGAAATAACCTGCTCTTTTGGGCATTGTCTGAAGCCTTTGCTGCCTCGGAAAGAGTTCCCGAAATGTCAGAAGTGATTCACTATCCCTATTTATTTGCAGGTTATCTGGCTTTGTTTTTTACGGCTTTAAATTTACTGCCCATAGGTCAGCTCGATGGAGGACATGTGGTTTTTGGCCTTAGTCCCAACCACCATCGCTGGATATCCCTTGGTGCTTATGTTATGTTTATTGCTTATGCAGGGATAGGGGTTTTAAGCCCTTATGCAGCCGTTGAAGATCTGATGTTATGGATTCCTCTGTATTTAGGGTTTCTTTTTATTTGCTTGAGCAAAACCGGTCTAAATCTTCAAAATCGAATTACCCTTGCTCTTTGTTTGGCTGCCTTTCAATATGCTTTTGTTTTCTTCAAGCCAGAAGTTCAAGGCTATCAGGGTTGGCTTTTTTATGCCTTTTTACTGGGAAGAGTGATGGGAGTGAAGCACCCTGAGGTGACGGGCAGTTATCAATTGGATAAAGGACGTAAACTAGTTGGGTGGATTGCAATTTTGATTTTTGCACTTTGTTTTTCTCCCAGGCCTTTTATCATCACATAA
- a CDS encoding T9SS type A sorting domain-containing protein, producing the protein MITKCSIFKTAVFTAAFLSAFWAQAQLVELGAVQHQKIASSSIPKAGLRLHTTNSLPFWDDFSQGLDTLKWTIAGASYTETIGLSAPSVGMVLLDGVDQNGTPYSLTQIDQGETDSLTSAPFDLSGLSDQESETLYLSFFWQAGGRAELPDENDQLTLQVKDPEGNWISIWTQFGGVALDRENFKQEIVRILPIWQSEDFQFRFFANGRQSGPFDSWLIDYVYLNSNRSEADLFYLDRSLTQPNRLRLGDFAAYPLALLENNQEEMWGSISNEFNNLENRFRSMEYSMSITDPSSQTFTPINSNTPFNPVPNALERRSFESLEFTEIPVPAKATSLQIRTFLTSGDGPLFSVEEQDTSFYAGVNFAQNDTVVSEFKLMDFFAYDRGQADYAAGINQRSGQLAIKYETPEEVYIKGISIEFTNPRQANQAVDIQVWKELDQDPIFIREELIPEFDPDQSYAYYSLDTNLSVNGAFYIGFTQYSNDFIHVGLDKTNEQGDKLYYNVVGEWVQNEEVNGALMIRPHVSLQPEFEETENPEEPLSIYPNPVESYLNIEGVFSEIRVFDSFGREIFLEHQLSDKGEIVNFNGQRPGIYVLNLTTEKGMKSYRILVQ; encoded by the coding sequence ATGATCACTAAATGTTCCATATTTAAAACCGCTGTTTTTACAGCAGCCTTTTTAAGCGCTTTTTGGGCTCAGGCCCAGCTAGTGGAACTTGGAGCAGTTCAACATCAAAAAATTGCAAGTTCAAGCATACCTAAGGCAGGCTTGCGCCTCCATACCACCAACAGTCTACCCTTTTGGGATGATTTTTCTCAAGGTCTGGATACATTGAAATGGACTATAGCAGGAGCATCCTACACAGAAACTATTGGGCTATCTGCTCCTTCTGTAGGCATGGTGCTCTTAGACGGTGTAGATCAAAATGGAACGCCCTATTCCCTTACACAGATAGACCAGGGAGAGACGGACTCGCTGACCTCAGCTCCTTTTGACCTTTCGGGACTCTCAGACCAAGAAAGTGAGACCCTTTACCTTAGTTTCTTTTGGCAGGCAGGAGGAAGAGCAGAACTTCCGGATGAAAATGATCAGCTGACCTTGCAGGTCAAAGACCCGGAAGGCAATTGGATCAGTATCTGGACACAATTTGGAGGAGTAGCATTAGATCGGGAAAATTTCAAACAGGAGATCGTACGGATTTTACCGATTTGGCAAAGCGAGGATTTTCAGTTTCGGTTTTTTGCCAATGGAAGACAAAGCGGCCCCTTTGACTCTTGGTTGATAGACTATGTGTACCTGAACTCCAACCGATCTGAAGCTGACCTGTTTTATTTGGACAGGTCACTTACGCAGCCAAATCGCTTACGGTTAGGCGATTTCGCTGCCTATCCCCTGGCTCTATTGGAAAACAATCAAGAGGAAATGTGGGGCAGCATATCCAATGAATTCAACAATCTGGAGAACAGATTTCGGTCTATGGAATATTCTATGTCCATCACAGATCCTTCCAGCCAGACCTTCACTCCTATCAATTCCAATACTCCATTTAACCCGGTGCCAAATGCGCTAGAAAGGAGATCCTTTGAAAGTCTGGAGTTCACCGAAATCCCAGTTCCAGCCAAAGCAACCAGCCTGCAGATCCGTACATTTTTGACTTCGGGTGATGGTCCGCTTTTTAGCGTTGAGGAGCAGGATACCAGCTTTTACGCAGGTGTTAATTTCGCACAAAACGACACCGTGGTCAGTGAGTTTAAACTGATGGATTTCTTTGCCTATGACCGGGGACAGGCGGATTACGCCGCTGGGATTAATCAAAGATCTGGGCAGCTAGCTATAAAATACGAGACGCCAGAAGAAGTGTATATCAAAGGGATTTCTATAGAATTTACAAATCCTAGACAAGCCAATCAAGCTGTAGATATTCAGGTCTGGAAAGAACTGGATCAGGATCCGATTTTTATAAGAGAAGAACTGATCCCTGAATTTGATCCGGATCAGTCTTATGCCTATTATTCACTTGACACCAATCTTAGCGTAAATGGTGCTTTTTATATTGGTTTCACACAGTATTCTAACGACTTTATACACGTAGGGCTGGACAAAACCAATGAGCAAGGAGACAAGCTCTATTACAACGTGGTGGGTGAATGGGTGCAAAACGAGGAAGTCAATGGAGCCTTGATGATACGTCCTCATGTCTCCCTACAGCCTGAATTTGAAGAAACAGAGAACCCTGAGGAGCCCCTATCCATCTATCCAAACCCAGTGGAATCATACTTGAATATAGAAGGTGTTTTCAGTGAGATCAGAGTATTTGATTCTTTCGGAAGGGAGATATTTCTGGAGCATCAACTTTCTGACAAAGGAGAAATTGTTAATTTTAACGGTCAGCGCCCAGGGATCTATGTCTTGAACCTGACCACAGAGAAGGGCATGAAATCATACAGAATATTAGTTCAATAA
- a CDS encoding HAD family hydrolase — protein sequence MKNAHDADFLIFDLGNVIIDIDYQLALQHIKNEISTDDHPKVDGFYLTDFHKDYEKGLINSAAFRDEVRAYFHQDWNDEKVDELWNKLLLKIPAERLKLISKLRKKYQVGLLSNTNDIHIQAVHKILKQDHGLDNFDLIFDWVFLSHEMGLAKPSPEIYEKMLLDLGTSADRVIFFDDLEANVAGANAIGIQAVQVTGPQVIFDYFQHV from the coding sequence ATGAAAAATGCACATGATGCAGACTTTTTGATTTTTGATTTAGGCAATGTGATCATTGATATAGATTATCAACTAGCCCTTCAGCATATCAAAAATGAAATTTCTACTGATGACCATCCTAAAGTAGATGGCTTTTATCTCACTGATTTCCACAAGGATTATGAAAAGGGTTTGATTAATTCAGCCGCTTTCAGAGATGAGGTTAGAGCATACTTTCATCAAGACTGGAACGACGAAAAAGTGGACGAACTTTGGAATAAATTACTGCTAAAAATTCCTGCAGAAAGATTGAAATTAATTTCAAAACTTAGAAAAAAATATCAGGTAGGGCTTCTCAGCAACACCAATGACATCCATATTCAGGCAGTGCATAAGATTTTGAAGCAAGACCATGGTCTGGACAATTTCGACCTTATTTTTGACTGGGTGTTCCTCAGTCATGAAATGGGCCTGGCAAAACCCTCTCCGGAAATTTATGAGAAAATGCTACTTGACTTAGGGACCTCAGCCGATCGCGTTATATTTTTTGATGATTTGGAAGCCAATGTGGCCGGGGCTAATGCCATAGGGATACAGGCTGTCCAGGTTACCGGACCTCAGGTGATTTTCGATTACTTCCAGCATGTATAG
- a CDS encoding PASTA domain-containing protein has translation MKKIFIHLVIIIGLSFLLGFLFLKMYLPMYTNHGETVSVPDLSGYTYDEAANILDRADLQYEVSIDSGFNADMKPMAILKQIPDPNAQVKSGKTIYLTLNARNAPMLKMPNLVNSQLKNVQEILSNMGLERGDIVYVPDIGINVVLEQKYRGVNVPEGFEVPKGARIDLVVGDGLGNQILSVPDLTGMDEVEAEFLILGSSLRVGEKYYVDTDSVEVGQVLRQSPEAALQVKTGELIDLWIAKENF, from the coding sequence TTGAAAAAGATATTCATTCACCTCGTCATCATTATTGGACTTTCTTTCTTACTGGGTTTTCTGTTTCTGAAAATGTACCTGCCTATGTACACCAATCATGGTGAAACTGTCTCAGTTCCGGATCTCTCTGGCTACACATATGATGAGGCGGCGAATATTTTGGACCGGGCAGATTTACAGTACGAAGTATCTATAGACTCGGGATTCAATGCTGATATGAAGCCCATGGCGATCCTCAAGCAGATCCCAGATCCCAATGCTCAGGTAAAAAGCGGAAAGACCATTTACCTGACTCTAAATGCCAGAAATGCTCCCATGCTAAAAATGCCTAACTTGGTCAATTCTCAGCTGAAAAACGTGCAGGAGATTTTATCAAATATGGGTCTGGAAAGAGGAGATATCGTGTATGTTCCGGACATTGGGATCAATGTGGTGCTGGAGCAAAAATACCGTGGAGTAAATGTACCTGAAGGTTTTGAAGTGCCGAAGGGCGCTAGAATTGACCTGGTGGTAGGCGATGGACTGGGAAATCAGATCCTATCTGTTCCCGATCTTACGGGAATGGACGAAGTGGAAGCAGAGTTTTTAATCCTAGGATCCAGCCTAAGAGTAGGCGAAAAATACTACGTTGACACAGACTCCGTAGAAGTAGGCCAGGTATTGCGTCAGTCTCCAGAAGCAGCACTTCAGGTAAAAACCGGTGAGCTGATTGATCTGTGGATTGCCAAAGAAAATTTTTGA
- a CDS encoding rhodanese-like domain-containing protein: MEDITVEQLKSRLDNNEKFVFIDVREEWEYEDDNLGAKNIPLADLPTRLDELEEYKDAEIIVHCRSGARSGNAKKFLESKGFTSVRNTLGGILAYRNL, from the coding sequence ATGGAAGATATCACAGTAGAACAGTTAAAGTCCAGACTGGACAACAATGAGAAATTCGTTTTTATAGACGTAAGAGAAGAGTGGGAATACGAAGATGACAATCTCGGTGCAAAGAATATCCCACTAGCTGATTTGCCTACCCGTTTGGACGAACTGGAGGAATACAAAGACGCTGAAATCATCGTACACTGCAGATCAGGTGCAAGAAGCGGAAATGCCAAAAAATTCCTTGAATCCAAAGGATTTACCAGCGTACGAAATACGCTAGGAGGCATCTTAGCTTACAGAAACCTTTAA